The genomic interval CCAAGTACAGACGAAACGCCTCCAAAACCAGGGAGATCCTCAGCGCGTGCGCCGCGGCAGGTGTGGCGGTTGCTTTTGGCAGTCCCATCGGAGGTGTGCTCTTCTCTCTTGAAGAGATGTCTAGTTACTTCCCCCTCAAGACAATGTGGCGCAGCTACTTTTGCGCTCTGGTCGCGACGGCTGTCCTCGCGGCCATGAACCCTTTTCGTACTGGACAGCTGGTTATGTTCCAGGTCAAGTACGACAGGACGTGGCACTTTTTCGAGGTGGTGTTTTACATCATCATTGGGATctttggggggttgtatGGTGCTTTTGTCATGAAGTGGAACCTGAGAGTGCAGGCGTTTCGGAAGAAGTACCTGTCCAACTACGCCATCTTGGAGGCGACGCTGCTGGCGGCCGCGACGGCGATTGTCTGCTACCCCAACGCGTTTCTGAGGATTGAGATGACGGAGAGCATGgagattttgtttttggagtGTGAAGGCGCGGAGGATTACCACGGGTTGTGCGAGCCGGATCATCGGCTGAGGAACGTGGTTTCGTTATTGGTGGCtacggtggtgagggttttCTTTGTGATTATCTCGTATGGGTGCAAGGTGCCGGCTGGGATATTTGTGCCGAGCATGGCGATTGGGGCGTCGTTTGGGAGGACGGTGGGGATTATCGTGCAGGCGTTGCATGAGGCGAATCCGGGGAGCGTGTTCTTTTCGACATGCCAGCCGGATGTGCCGTGCATCACGCCGGGGACGTATGCGTTTttgggggcggcggcggcgttgagCGGGATCATGCATATCACTGTTTCGGTGGTGGTTATTATGTTTGAGCTTACGGGGGCGCTGACTTACATCCTTCCGACGATGATTGTCGTCGGGGTGACCAAGGCAGTCAGCGAGttgtttgggaagggggggataGCGGATAGGATGATTTGGTTCAGTGGGTTTCCCTATCTTGACAACAAGGAGGACCACAATTTTGGTGTGCCCGTGTCCCACGCTATGATTGCGGATGTGGTGTCGATCCCTTCGACGGGTCTCACGCTCAAGGCGGTGGAGCGACTCCTCTCCAAGGACTCTTACCAAGGTTTCCCAATTGTGGACGACGAAAACAACAAGATCCTGCTAGGTTACATTGGCCGGACGGAGCTCTGCTACGCGGCTGAGCGCGCGAGGAAAGAGAGGACCCTTTCGCCTCTGGCAAAGTGCACCTTTGCTCCTCGGACTAACATCGACCCAATCCCGACAATCTACGCCCCGGCCAccccttcttcgtcttccgCTCCATATGGGGAGCAACACGAACCAGACTACAGCACCTCGACCCAGACGACGATTGATTTCTCGCCTTATATCGACCTCACGCCCTTGTCGGTCCACCCTAGGTTGCCGCTGGAGACGGTGATGGAGCTGTTTCGAAAGATTGGcccgagggtggtgctgatcGAGCATAGGGGGCGCCTGATGGGGTTGGTCACGGTGAAGGATTGTCTGAAGTATCAGTTCAAGGCTGAGGCGGCGGAGCATggggagcgggagagggagatgctggggattgaggaggaggggcaggagagggtttgggaggttaTGAGGGGGGTTGCGGGGTGGGTCAGTGACAGGGTGTCGGGGTggagtggggggagggttagGTTGAGGGATAGCTGGGAGGGGAGTAGGAGGCAGGAGGCAGGGGGGATATTGGAGGGGACGGAGATGGAGcttgatgaggggggtggggggttggagcaggatggtgaggatgatgatggtggtgggggaacgaggcggagggggagtacAAGGAGGTGATGTGCGGTTATGAATCTAGAAGAGATGTGTGTATGATGTATGTGTAAGGCGTTTTGGGAAACGGGGTGGGTTTTTTGGGTTATTACAACAAATATTGTGTTTGGGTAATGGGAGGTgcgggagatgggatgggggtgtatCTAGCGCTTTATTTTGCGCAATGGAAGATAGAAATCTAGTCGCACTGTCAAAGTGCGTTGTTACACAAGGACGGACCCATTTTGTTTGGCGGAAAAGGGGGGCCCGGGGGGGAGCGGATGCGGGACCGGAACGGAACCGCGCCCGGTGGTAGCCGCCACTTGCCCCCCCTAGAGCACGGCATGAGATTGTGGTCCAATCATTGGTTCGGGGAAGACGGAGGTTCGACAAGGGGTTTCAACATGGCATAGAGATTTCTACCCTTGCTCCCTGCTGGGGAGCTTGATTGTAGGTAGAGACATCACTGAAACCTCTGACGCCGTTTCGATTTCAGCCATGCTACCGTCTCTTTGCCTATCACTCGCTGTCTCACCGACGAGTGGCAGAGATGAAGATGTTCGTAACCTTATCTTGTGTTCAGCCAGTCGGCCTGTGCTTTGCATTGGCGTCGTGTTGGCTGGATGCAAGACGAACCTTGACGGTGCATGGAAACTCTAGGTGGAAAAGGTCGTACAGTTGACCAAATGTAGTTTTTCAGGGTCTCCTTGCGAGACGTTAACCAACACCATCTGCCTATCGTAAAGACCTGCATGTTTTCGTGGTGTTCATCTGAACAATGGCCTTGTCAAGACCCGTTCGGACCATGGTGAACACGTCAAGCGATCAACGGGTATTGGACAGAAGGTCCGTGCCACCTTCAAAGACTCCAACGCCGGCCCACCCGATTGATAGAGTGACGACACCAACATTCTTGAAGTTTGGTCCTAACTTgcttccacctcccatgCCACCCTTGATACCATCGCGAAACCACCAGAAATCCAACACGAACATGGTTTCGGCTGTGGTTTTCGTTTTCTGACGCTGGCTGCTGTATCCGACAATATTTGGGCTCTCCGACTTGGAATAACGTAAAGAAACGGGTCACATGGTCTGGTTAGCCGTGCCACCCCTCCAGATGACCCACCGAGATTGGTGCCAACCGGCAGGATAGCGCCGCTGTGGTTCAACCACCCCCGGGGTGACTGCCTCCCAGTTGGAAGTCCCTTCCACCGCCATTTTGTCCTTttcaacatcctcaaacCCCATCCTTTATCCTATCCATCGACCCTCAAGACTCCTCTGAACAACCACaagacatcaacaacatcctcatTGATTGTTGACCATCCTTTGGACCATCATCCGCTCTGTGAATCTTATTGCCGGCCATCCCGTTGAACTCCACACCAACGGACAGTATCGGAGCCCTTCCAACCCGTCAACCATCTTGCAACGTGTTCCTCCCAAGTCGCAGTCCGCTTCGCAATCTTCAGTATGGCGGTTGGTATCGTTCAGACTGTTCGCCCTGGCACCCTGGCTGCCTTTGAGTGCAGCCTCAATGTCGACATGAACCGCTTCGACAGGCTGGTCCTGGCACTCAAGGAAGCTCTAGGACCATCATCTGGTCTGACGTCGGACGATGTGGACGTCGAGTTCCTGACCAAGCTGATGAAGGACTACAAGTCCGATGAGAGGGAATGGGCCAAGTTCGCCATGGGCGACGCTAGCAGAGGATACACTAGGAACCTAGTGGACGAAGGCAACGGCAAGAGCAACTTGGTATGTCTCCCCGCCCAGTGTTGACCCCTGACGGGagggtttgtttacttgcCCCTGAGCGATTGACTGATTGGACGAAAACAGCTTGTTCTCGTGTGGTCTCCTGGAAAGGGGAGCCCCATCCATGACCACGGCAACGCGCATTGCCTGATGAAAATTCTCCGCGGCGACTTGACAGAAACGAGATATGCCTTTCCCGaggcgggtgaggaggaggagaagccaatGAAGGTGATATCGGAGAAGGTGTACAAGGAGAACCAGGTAGCATACATGGCCGATGAGCTCGGTGTACACAGGGTTTGGAACAGAGGCAGCGACTTCGCTGTCTCACTTCACTTGTACACGCCACCAAATGTTGCGAAGGGGGGTTGCCATATCTTCAGTGAAGAGACAGGGAAGAAAAGCCACATCAAGAACTGCGGGTACTACTCGGCGTATGGAAAGAAGTTGTGAGAAAggggaggctgttgttgtcatGGGAATAATAAGGGAAGCCGGCGTTTGGTTGTCAGCACTTGCTGCTCGGAGTTGGAGGGATTTGCTTTTGGATAATGATCATGACCACACCAAGTAGCGTAGTGATAATGCAGACTGATTTGACAATGAGAGATGTACTTCCCTATGAACTGaacattgttgttgttgtccttgaCTGTTGAAGCGTGCCATCGTGTTGTGGATAATGGTCCCAAGGAGGAAGTGGCTCTCGGGGTACTGGTTGTCAAATGCTGGGTGAGTGTCGCATCGCAACAAAAGGGGTACCGATGGAATacaggggaaagggagacaTCTCCAGGCGGTCGCAGGTGCTGTAGAGAAGAGGAAATAGggagaaaaggaggagaaagGGTCGATGTCGTCGACACCTCAAGGCCATGCTCTTCCAACCCATCCATTTTGGGACTAGCGCGGATTGCACCATCGATTGCCAATGAGAAACAGACCCACTCTGGAGCACCCATCACCGTGGGCTGTCACGGGACTCAGCACGTGTTTCCTTCGAGGCATCTGTCATTCACCGTTCAGTCCTGAGCGGCTTCTTTGAAGAATCCATGGCCTCAGCACAGTCTGTTGAATCAGTATGCATATGCCCCTCCCGTGGTGACGatgtcttcttcgtcatctACTCTCGGGATCTTCGGCTTAACTCGGGGGGAACGACTTGCTCAGCGTCGCAGGATCAGTTCTTATAGATCCTTCTAATGCGATGCTATGCACTTCGAAATGAACCAGCAAGTCTTCCAGCATGCACGGTTCTCAAGTCCGATTGTTCACCAGCGCAAGCTTCTCCTCGTGAGCCGGAGGGAATTAAGCCGGTCCAGGGCTCCCGTCTTTCTTACCTTCCTATCTGACCGGGTTGTGtaacccatcaccaagtaCCGATCTGTGCCGTCCGATGTGCCTGACTTCGGATGTTGCTGTCTCGTTTTATCTGACACTTGCGTCACCCACAAACAGTTTCTCCCACGTTTACCAGCTACGCAGGAGTACAGACTACGCCAATCAAGCCGCGTTCAAACAAAGCCTTGTTCCTGGTGGCTGGTTACCTGGCAATAAAACAGGTCCTGGGCCCTGTGGAAGCTAATGTTCCGCGTGTCACTCCAAGTCGAGACACCGCCATGCTTTTGAACGAAACAGTGGATTTCATTCTCACTTGAGCGGTCTGAAGCAAGGCTCTTTCTTGATCCTCTCCAAGAAGTGGTCGCTGGTGGACAACTTGGGGATGGTTGACTGAGGCACAGCACTTTGCGTCAACCAGTCGGACAGCCCCTTAGATTTCCGCAACCCGACGCAGCCTACCTTATTTTCGCACTTGTCTGTTTGCATGACACCTTTGCCGCAGAGACGCAGCGGAGATCGTGAGGAAATCGTCCAAGAGCCCATCGTTCTTCCCGAAGCGCCGCAGCCGGGGCCCCTCTGCTCAGCACAGCACCCGTGGCACCCGGACCGGCAGTGTGTAATCTGACATATGTCCATACTTGACCGGACTTGGGCTTCTACATTGTTCGTTGACAGCCACATTTACACAACTATTTGTTCCTGACCCACATGCTTCCGCCTCGTTCTGGTATGTCACTTCAAACTTGGCGATGAGGATATTGGGCATATCTTGAGACTTCAAGATGGCGGCAGAGGATCCCCATACTCCGGAGAACGAGATCGACAGCCTGACCCCTCTACCGCTGGATCACCGTCGAGGTCTCTGGGGTGTTTCCGTCCTGGCCGGCCTGTCGTTCGTTTCTTCTACGGTTCTCCTCGTGTATCTCACCGTCAAGCTCGTGCGATGGCACCTCAAGCAATGGAGATTGGAACGGCAACAGTCTACAGACGCTCAGGCACCTTCGTCGATCGATCTCACGCTTGGGCTTGCAGAGCGACATTTCTTTCCACCGTGCAGGAGGAACAACAGCCGCGGCAGAGAGAATGCCGAGTCGACACCACGCAAGAAGGCATACCCAAACCAGTTCCTCGTTTTGGTTTATAACCTGCTCCTGGCCGATATCCACCAAGCCAGCGCTTTTTTGCTGAACGCAGTCTGGTTAGGAAGAGATGGTATCATCGTTCACACTCCCGCGTGCTGGGCTCAGGGATGGCTTGTTTCCACCGGCGACCTCTCGTCAAGCTGcttcatcaccgccatcgccgtcCACACCTATCTGGCAGTAGTCCGGAACTACACCCCTCCGCAACGCGCAGTTTACGCCACCGTTATTGGGCTCTGGGTGTTCAACTACCTCGTGGCAGGTCTGGGGGTTATCATCACCAGGAACGGAGCAGACGGCGGGGGGTTGTACGTTAGAGCTGCAGCCTGGGTAATGCCTCCCtgccttccccccccttaATCGTCATACTAACAACCCGCCAGTGCTGGATCAACATCCACTACGAAACCCACCGCCTGGCCCTCCACTACCTCTGGATCTTTGTCTCTCTATTCCTCACCTCGGCGCTTTACATTTCTGTCTTTTTATCTCTGCGTGCAAAATCCCACACCGAAAGTAGACTAACCCGCTCCCAGCCAAAACCCCTGCCATccaaccagcaacaaaaagcGTTTTTGCTTTATCCCCTAATCTACATAATCTGCACCCTGCCCCTCGCTCTCGGGAGGATAGCCACCATGGCTGGGGCTCATGTCCCAATATCGTATTTTTGTACGGCGGGGGCCTTGATTGCGAGTAATGGGTGGTTGGATGTGCTACTTTGGGGGGTGACGAGGCATAGGTTGATTTTTACCGAGGGGGGGATAGATTCGGAGGAGTCGGGGATTGGGAGTTTCGGGGTGCCcgagttggggatggggggggtggagggggcgggaTTATTAGGACgccggtggggaggaggtttggtAATCTGGTTTGGGtgcatgctgctgctgggaaggggaggagggaggggagggggaagaggaggggaggaataAGAGTGATAGCCAGGAGACGTTGactgggatgatgggggtggggatggggggagggaggagagggggggataAAGATGGATACGGTTACTAGTGTTactgttgttgatgttggggagagggggaaggggttgtagAGAGTGAGGGGAGTGAATGAAGATGACTTTGTACGGATGAAAATCGCCTCAAAGGTTGAAGAGCTTTCCAATCTTTATACCCACAACTGCCGAGTAGCCTCTGTGGTTCTTGCCGTGTTTGTGAGTTGGATTAAGTGATCCTCTCTGGCGACTGCGCGGTCAGCTCGCAAGGTTTACAACGTCCTTCCAACTTGGATATCAGCCCGACTACAGTACCTCTCCTTTATCCACGACAGGAAGCAGCCGGCGACAACACCGACGTAGACAGCCAGCCAACACCCCTTTCCAGCCTCCGTCTTCGACATCACCATTGATATCCCACTTCCCATTCTAAAAACCGAACCCCGCCGGGCAGCAACCGTCACCCTCACTCCCAAGACAAGACCAACCTGTCTCGCCATGTCACTTTcacacctcaacctcgacttTCCACCAACTTGATAttacaccaaccacccccgtCCTCATCCCTGCATCTCTCTCCACAAATAGCTACAAACCTAActcccaacaacacaccacccGTCCCTCCCAAAGAAACCAAAGTCCatctccttcccaccaccgaGACCCCTCATCCGCTCTACCGACACCAGAAACTCCTCAGGTAGTTTGGGGGGTCATAGAGGGTTGGGAATCATGTCAAGTATTGTGAGGGAAAACCAGGATGTCGGTGGGGGTCGTTAACGTTGCGTCACATGTCACCTGGAGGTGCAGTTGCGGTTGGAGTTGATTGTTTCAAACTGGGGAACGTCAATATGGTACGGGCTGTTCTGATGTAGAAAAGGGTGAGAGGTTTGGTTTTTCAAGTCTGGATAGGCAAGGTTGCCGAGTTTGGTCGAGGCCCATGTTATCTTTGACCATCTCTTGAGGCGTGGGCGGCATCATAATCTGCGTCAAGTCACCTTGGTGTGTCATGATTGTGTTGCTACTGGATTGAATTGAATAGGTGGGTGCTATAGACATCGGGCTAAGATTTTTGTGCCCGGTGCACGACTGGTGTTTGATATCCAGAGAAGGGCTCTGAGTTGTACAGTGAACTGATCAACGTGGATAAAGTCAACCATTTCCCACATAGATAAACCCACCTGTGTCGTGTCTTGGTTCAACCTTGCAATAGCCCATCAAGTGACGGGCAACAACACTTCGCAATACCCCTCAGCTTCCTATTCACAATCTCGTTAGAGCATATCCTTCCCAGCTGAAatcaaaccacccccccaactgCATCAAAAATTCCCTGATTTCTCCCTCTCACGATAGTTTTTTTGTTCCCCTCCAACTTCGTGTTTGAATTCCCAGCTGACGTCGTTGCGGCTGTGTAGCCACTAGAACCTTTGCCACCACACCAAGTCGAGGCATATTGTCACTCGCCAAGTCTTCAAGACACAATTGCCCGTGGTTCCGATAGGACCGGCAGACCAGGAGAGCAGAAGCTGGCCCCCCATATGTACCTGTATGCAGGTGCTCAACTGACGATAGTTGCTTCAACTTTGGTTTTG from Podospora pseudoanserina strain CBS 124.78 chromosome 6, whole genome shotgun sequence carries:
- the GEF1 gene encoding glycerol ethanol, ferric requiring protein (COG:P; EggNog:ENOG503NU7S), whose amino-acid sequence is MNPQSRSTSYSSTLAPRAVRRPSVSSRLSFAVSNAERGENSNGQGMAVQHQIEEEIAKIKRYEDFTTIDWVQDAAREQLRRKSRRKRTAGLYDTGRFDWKQRILESYEAAQGWIVVTIIGAAIGLNAALLNIITEWLSDIKLGYCKTGFYLNENFCCWGEDNGCADWHRWTGFEPVNYVIYIIFAICFSFTAATLVKSYAPYAAGSGISEIKCIIAGFVMKGFLGFWTLLIKSIALPLAIGSGLSVGKEGPSVHYAVCTGNVISRMFTKYRRNASKTREILSACAAAGVAVAFGSPIGGVLFSLEEMSSYFPLKTMWRSYFCALVATAVLAAMNPFRTGQLVMFQVKYDRTWHFFEVVFYIIIGIFGGLYGAFVMKWNLRVQAFRKKYLSNYAILEATLLAAATAIVCYPNAFLRIEMTESMEILFLECEGAEDYHGLCEPDHRLRNVVSLLVATVVRVFFVIISYGCKVPAGIFVPSMAIGASFGRTVGIIVQALHEANPGSVFFSTCQPDVPCITPGTYAFLGAAAALSGIMHITVSVVVIMFELTGALTYILPTMIVVGVTKAVSELFGKGGIADRMIWFSGFPYLDNKEDHNFGVPVSHAMIADVVSIPSTGLTLKAVERLLSKDSYQGFPIVDDENNKILLGYIGRTELCYAAERARKERTLSPLAKCTFAPRTNIDPIPTIYAPATPSSSSAPYGEQHEPDYSTSTQTTIDFSPYIDLTPLSVHPRLPLETVMELFRKIGPRVVLIEHRGRLMGLVTVKDCLKYQFKAEAAEHGEREREMLGIEEEGQERVWEVMRGVAGWVSDRVSGWSGGRVRLRDSWEGSRRQEAGGILEGTEMELDEGGGGLEQDGEDDDGGGGTRRRGSTRR
- a CDS encoding hypothetical protein (COG:S; EggNog:ENOG503NZ2K) — translated: MAAEDPHTPENEIDSLTPLPLDHRRGLWGVSVLAGLSFVSSTVLLVYLTVKLVRWHLKQWRLERQQSTDAQAPSSIDLTLGLAERHFFPPCRRNNSRGRENAESTPRKKAYPNQFLVLVYNLLLADIHQASAFLLNAVWLGRDGIIVHTPACWAQGWLVSTGDLSSSCFITAIAVHTYLAVVRNYTPPQRAVYATVIGLWVFNYLVAGLGVIITRNGADGGGLYVRAAAWCWINIHYETHRLALHYLWIFVSLFLTSALYISVFLSLRAKSHTESRLTRSQPKPLPSNQQQKAFLLYPLIYIICTLPLALGRIATMAGAHVPISYFCTAGALIASNGWLDVLLWGVTRHRLIFTEGGIDSEESGIGSFGVPELGMGGVEGAGLLGRRWGGGLVIWFGCMLLLGRGGGRGGGRGGEE
- a CDS encoding hypothetical protein (EggNog:ENOG503P271; COG:E), which encodes MAVGIVQTVRPGTLAAFECSLNVDMNRFDRLVLALKEALGPSSGLTSDDVDVEFLTKLMKDYKSDEREWAKFAMGDASRGYTRNLVDEGNGKSNLLVLVWSPGKGSPIHDHGNAHCLMKILRGDLTETRYAFPEAGEEEEKPMKVISEKVYKENQVAYMADELGVHRVWNRGSDFAVSLHLYTPPNVAKGGCHIFSEETGKKSHIKNCGYYSAYGKKL